The Thermocrinis sp. genomic interval TGGTGTTTGATGCTATAGGTCTTGTGTCCGCATAACCAGAAGCCTTCAACCTTTCCGGGGCTGTACCCTTGGCTATAAAGTATCTAACTATAGAAGAAGCCCTTGAAACCGATAACTCCCAGTTGGACGGAAATCTTTCTGTAGATATATGTATGCTATCTGTGTGACCTTCAACCTCCACTGGATTTGGTAGGTCTTTTATTATTTCGTAGATTTTATCCAGCACGGGATACATCTCTGGCCTTAGATCTGCACTCCCAGAATCAAATAGTATCTTCTCCTGTAGTATCAGCCTTATTCCTATTACCTCGTAAGCTACCTTAAGCTTACCCCCCAAACCCATGCGTTTTAACATTTCCTCAAGTTCTCTTATCTGTCTCTGTATCTTTTTACCTTTTTCGGTTGGTTCGCTTCTGGGCACCACGGGTTGGGGAAGTATCTGCTTGGGTAAAGTTTCTTGAAAAGGGACCAATCGCATACCAAAGACCCTTGCAAAAGCCTGTGCATATTCTAGTGCCGCTTGCTTCCCAGCTTGAGCCGCTGCAAATAAGGCTATGAACAGAGATAAAAGAAGGGTAAGAAAATCAGCGTAAGGAATAGCCCACCTTTCAGAAACTTCTTCAGGACACTTTTTCTTCCTTGCCACTACTTAACCTCCACAAAGGAGTTAAGCTTTTCTTCTATAAGCCTTGGGTTTTCTCCTTTAAGCATCATTCTACATGCATTAACGATCATGTACATTCTCATTAGTTCTTCTTTTGATTTGATCTTTATTTTTTTGGAGATTGGGCCAAAGATCAAATAGGAGAAAGTTATACCGTAGACAGTGGCTATAAAGGCTGCAGATATACCGACGGCTAACTCCTGTGCGTTATCTAAGCTCTTTAAAGCTTTCATAAGACCAAAGACTGCCCCCACAAGGCCAAAGGTAGGCGCGCTTTCTGCAGAATTTTTCCAATACTCAACCGCTATTTCGTAATCCTCTTCTTTTTTAGCTATTTCCGCTTCCAGACTTTCAACAAGAACGCCCTCTTCCACACCCAATACCATCAAGTCTATGGCCCTTTTTAAGAAAGGGTCTGTTATCTCTTCTGCTTTTGTTTCTAAAGATAGCATTCCTTCCTTCCTTACAAGATTGGCAAGCTCTACCAGTTGATTTTTAGTTTCTAAAAGCTCATTACCACCACCTTTAAAAGCCATCTTTAGCCCTTGTATTATCAGAGAAAATTTAGAAATAGGTACTGTTACCAGACTGGCAAAAAGGGTAGTTAGCACAACTATCACAAAGGCAGCAGGTTGTATAAGAAACAGTATGCTTGCACCCTTAAGAACTGCACCTGTTAGAAGGGCTACCAAACCACCTACTATTCCTACTACAGTAAGTAAGTCCATAACTAAGAATAGTATATCGTCTAATATGCAAACTTTTTTTAGTAAACTAAAAAACTCATTCTAGGCTGATTTCTGTTAAACTTTTTAAAGATGTATTCTTACATCCATAAAAACAAAAAGTTTGTGGCAAGTGTAATCGGTTTAGTTTCCATAGCCTTTCTGTTATGGTTATTCTTGACAGGAGACGTAGCTAACATTTTCAGAATTGGTCATAGATGTGTGGCTGAGGTAGATGGTTCTTGTATTACCCTAAGGGATTACAGAAGAGAGCTTTTAAGATACGGTGATTTTCTGCAAAACAAGGATATGGAAAAGATCATAAAGGAC includes:
- a CDS encoding MotA/TolQ/ExbB proton channel family protein codes for the protein MDLLTVVGIVGGLVALLTGAVLKGASILFLIQPAAFVIVVLTTLFASLVTVPISKFSLIIQGLKMAFKGGGNELLETKNQLVELANLVRKEGMLSLETKAEEITDPFLKRAIDLMVLGVEEGVLVESLEAEIAKKEEDYEIAVEYWKNSAESAPTFGLVGAVFGLMKALKSLDNAQELAVGISAAFIATVYGITFSYLIFGPISKKIKIKSKEELMRMYMIVNACRMMLKGENPRLIEEKLNSFVEVK
- a CDS encoding OmpA family protein; this translates as MARKKKCPEEVSERWAIPYADFLTLLLSLFIALFAAAQAGKQAALEYAQAFARVFGMRLVPFQETLPKQILPQPVVPRSEPTEKGKKIQRQIRELEEMLKRMGLGGKLKVAYEVIGIRLILQEKILFDSGSADLRPEMYPVLDKIYEIIKDLPNPVEVEGHTDSIHISTERFPSNWELSVSRASSIVRYFIAKGTAPERLKASGYADTRPIASNTTPEGRAQNRRVEIVILNIKGAELTKQAPQQP